One genomic window of Luteitalea pratensis includes the following:
- a CDS encoding winged helix-turn-helix domain-containing protein, whose product MTEDPSLSVVRFGDFEVDLRSRELRKRGVRIALQGRPLQVLEALIRTPGQLVTRETLRQELWGSDTFVDFEAGLNAAVRRLREALGDAADVPRFVETLPRRGYRFIAPVQGVGASALPSTQPAAPDPSLEPTISRSLAPALEHRTWRSWLPLAAAALVLPSIVAVVLLARRSEESPPLAPRIVPLTTTAGSEVTPTLSPDGEQVAFSWDGERQDVGDRDIWLKIIGGGQDIRRLTSGPDDDVVPSWSPDGRQIAFLRKPLGGSETAEAGVYVVSPLGGVPRKVGVAAEQPSQLSWSADSRFIAAISLRRRAANGSAEAGGLQLIALDGGHARPLTTPDNATYDMQPAFSADGRRLAYASCGKRTMAPCDVHVVNLDTDLRPSGQPLRLTRHRAAIHGIAWTPDGQSLVYGVSPFYLFGSGMGSQLWRVSGDGTRPPERIESSRMGAFAPASSAARNRVVFAQDRVDFDILRFVPPDGETPVVASSGADYGPSFSPDGRRIAFESSRSGEAEEIWLADPDGSNMVQLTGGPVDWRDEPRWRGSPVWSPDGSRIVFASRGDGGNPDLWTVDVDGGSLKRLTNDPLHDGPMTWSRDGRWLYYRQDRSDGRDIMRIAATGSVPERITRDGALYPVISPDGKTLFYSKTDRSSPLFAMPIGGVERQIVDCVRPRAITVTTSGLYYLGCGTDRVSLYRRDLATGNTQALGTVKAAGCCMGLTVSADGRTILFARTVAVGADLLLFEDFK is encoded by the coding sequence GTGACTGAGGACCCCTCACTCTCCGTGGTGCGCTTCGGTGACTTCGAAGTGGACCTGCGTTCGCGTGAGCTGCGAAAGCGGGGCGTCAGGATCGCGTTGCAGGGACGTCCCCTCCAGGTCCTCGAGGCGCTGATCCGGACACCCGGACAGCTCGTCACGCGTGAAACGCTGCGACAGGAACTGTGGGGAAGCGACACGTTTGTCGACTTCGAGGCCGGACTGAACGCAGCCGTGAGGCGCCTGCGCGAGGCGCTGGGTGACGCGGCGGATGTGCCGCGGTTCGTCGAGACGCTGCCGCGCCGGGGCTATCGATTCATCGCACCGGTGCAGGGAGTTGGGGCGTCCGCCCTGCCTTCAACCCAACCGGCCGCGCCCGACCCCAGCCTTGAGCCCACCATTAGCCGATCGCTAGCGCCTGCCCTCGAGCATCGGACGTGGCGCTCCTGGCTTCCGCTGGCGGCTGCGGCACTCGTGCTGCCCTCCATCGTCGCCGTGGTACTGCTGGCGAGGCGCTCCGAGGAGTCTCCGCCGCTTGCGCCGCGCATCGTTCCGCTCACGACGACTGCCGGTTCCGAGGTCACGCCCACGCTCTCCCCCGATGGCGAACAGGTGGCTTTTTCGTGGGATGGCGAGCGCCAGGACGTTGGCGATCGCGACATCTGGCTCAAGATCATCGGCGGTGGGCAGGACATACGTCGGCTCACCTCGGGGCCCGACGATGACGTCGTGCCGAGCTGGTCGCCCGACGGTCGTCAGATCGCATTCTTGCGGAAACCGCTGGGAGGGTCGGAGACCGCGGAAGCCGGAGTCTACGTCGTGTCCCCTCTCGGTGGCGTTCCGCGCAAGGTGGGAGTCGCCGCGGAGCAGCCATCGCAGCTGTCGTGGTCCGCGGACAGCCGGTTCATCGCGGCGATCAGCCTGCGTCGCCGCGCGGCCAACGGGTCGGCCGAAGCCGGGGGCCTCCAGCTGATCGCCCTCGACGGCGGCCACGCTCGCCCCTTGACGACGCCGGACAACGCGACTTACGACATGCAACCCGCATTCTCTGCGGACGGTCGGCGGCTGGCCTACGCGTCGTGCGGGAAGCGTACAATGGCGCCGTGCGACGTTCACGTCGTGAACCTTGACACCGACCTGCGGCCGTCCGGGCAGCCATTGCGACTCACGCGGCACCGGGCCGCTATTCATGGCATCGCGTGGACGCCGGATGGGCAGTCGCTGGTCTACGGCGTCTCCCCGTTTTATCTATTCGGATCGGGGATGGGTTCGCAGTTGTGGCGCGTGTCGGGGGACGGCACCCGACCACCGGAGCGCATCGAGTCATCGCGCATGGGAGCGTTTGCGCCGGCGAGCTCGGCAGCCCGTAATCGGGTGGTGTTCGCGCAGGATCGGGTGGACTTCGATATCCTGCGGTTCGTGCCGCCCGATGGGGAGACGCCCGTCGTGGCCTCGTCGGGCGCCGACTACGGTCCCAGCTTTTCCCCCGATGGGCGGCGCATCGCCTTCGAGTCGTCGCGCTCCGGCGAAGCCGAAGAGATCTGGCTCGCCGATCCCGACGGCTCGAACATGGTCCAACTGACGGGCGGCCCCGTGGACTGGCGAGACGAGCCGCGTTGGCGCGGCAGCCCCGTCTGGTCGCCGGACGGCAGTCGGATCGTCTTCGCCAGCAGGGGTGACGGTGGCAACCCGGATCTCTGGACGGTCGACGTCGACGGAGGATCGCTCAAGAGGCTCACGAACGATCCGCTTCACGACGGCCCCATGACGTGGTCGCGCGACGGGCGGTGGCTGTACTACCGGCAGGACCGTTCCGACGGACGAGACATCATGCGTATCGCCGCCACTGGGAGTGTCCCGGAGCGGATCACGCGCGACGGTGCACTCTATCCGGTGATCTCGCCGGACGGGAAGACGCTCTTTTACTCGAAGACCGATCGGAGCTCGCCTCTCTTCGCGATGCCGATTGGTGGTGTCGAGCGTCAGATAGTCGACTGTGTTCGGCCCCGCGCCATCACTGTCACCACGAGCGGGCTGTACTATTTGGGCTGTGGGACGGATCGAGTCTCGCTGTACCGTCGTGACCTCGCTACTGGGAACACACAGGCGCTGGGCACGGTGAAGGCCGCGGGCTGTTGTATGGGCCTTACCGTCTCAGCGGATGGCCGAACCATTCTCTTCGCCCGCACGGTCGCGGTCGGAGCGGATCTCCTGCTGTTTGAAGACTTCAAGTAG
- a CDS encoding winged helix-turn-helix domain-containing protein: MGWAAFSKFQEDFVGTSMSSGTIHLYEFGPYRLDVQRHVLLRADRIVPLAPKTFDLLLLLVQSEGRALSKHALMTALWPDTFVEEGNLSFQIATLRKALNGEARWIETIPKHGYRFSADVRTITRSSAAEQEAGPASKSAIEIGNPVSASGISATPSSGPVSKRSLRLWIGGGVVLILTAVLALWLAMRTREQPAQTMRESQLTAYEGFETESAFSPDGNQVVFVWDRDGANSDMYVRLIGAGQPVPLTNTPEREFSPAWSPDGRWIAFLRGELLNASLFVMPAIDGTERKIAESGPAGVIGGTVRWSPDGKWLLVSGTTEKDERIGLLLIDFNTGEKRRLTTPPAPMSDRGGSFSPDGRQVGFLRRYSQSPQGNTYLLNVDASVRAIGEAKRLETGGLQMGPPVWTSDGKELVFHSSRAGRGGLWRVSVAGGTPVRIVGAGNDARSPRAPD; the protein is encoded by the coding sequence TTGGGATGGGCGGCATTCTCGAAGTTTCAAGAGGACTTCGTTGGAACGTCTATGTCCAGCGGCACGATTCACTTGTACGAGTTCGGACCGTACAGGCTGGACGTCCAGCGACACGTCCTCCTGCGCGCGGACCGCATCGTCCCGCTGGCCCCCAAGACGTTCGACCTGTTGTTGCTACTGGTCCAGAGTGAGGGCCGCGCGCTCTCGAAACACGCCCTAATGACCGCGCTCTGGCCCGACACGTTCGTCGAGGAGGGGAACCTCTCGTTTCAGATAGCGACCTTGCGCAAGGCGCTGAATGGAGAGGCACGCTGGATCGAGACGATTCCGAAGCACGGCTACCGGTTCTCGGCGGACGTCCGGACGATTACACGAAGCTCTGCAGCAGAGCAGGAGGCGGGTCCTGCCAGCAAATCGGCAATAGAAATCGGCAACCCGGTCTCCGCCTCTGGAATCTCGGCCACCCCATCGTCGGGGCCGGTTTCAAAGCGCAGTCTTCGCCTGTGGATCGGCGGTGGGGTCGTTCTGATTCTGACGGCCGTTCTCGCCCTGTGGCTTGCAATGCGGACGCGCGAGCAGCCAGCCCAGACAATGCGGGAGTCGCAGTTGACCGCGTACGAGGGCTTCGAGACGGAGTCGGCGTTCTCACCCGATGGAAACCAGGTCGTGTTCGTCTGGGACCGAGACGGTGCTAACAGCGACATGTATGTGCGCCTCATCGGGGCCGGTCAGCCGGTGCCATTGACGAACACGCCCGAGCGGGAGTTCTCACCGGCCTGGTCTCCAGACGGCCGGTGGATCGCGTTTCTCCGCGGCGAGCTACTGAATGCCTCGTTGTTCGTGATGCCGGCCATCGACGGCACGGAACGGAAGATCGCTGAGTCAGGCCCGGCCGGAGTCATCGGCGGGACCGTACGATGGTCCCCGGATGGAAAGTGGCTGTTGGTCTCGGGCACTACCGAAAAAGACGAGAGGATCGGGCTGCTCCTGATCGACTTCAATACCGGTGAGAAACGGCGGCTGACAACTCCACCCGCGCCGATGTCCGACCGCGGCGGTTCGTTTTCCCCGGATGGCCGGCAGGTTGGATTCCTCCGCCGATACAGTCAGAGTCCGCAGGGCAACACTTATCTGTTGAATGTCGATGCGAGCGTCCGGGCGATCGGCGAGGCAAAACGACTGGAAACCGGTGGATTGCAGATGGGTCCGCCGGTCTGGACGAGCGACGGCAAGGAGCTGGTGTTTCACTCGAGTCGGGCCGGCAGGGGTGGCCTTTGGAGGGTAAGCGTTGCCGGGGGAACGCCGGTCCGGATCGTCGGGGCAGGAAATGATGCCAGGAGCCCGCGGGCTCCCGACTGA
- a CDS encoding TonB-dependent receptor, whose amino-acid sequence MLTLTIVGFHRYNLRGVGMGECTIDPAVMTRHWSFLRDALSSSLVMLVTLCQAGLLEAQGLQPCTLVGTVQDASGAALAEAEIEVTSSSLIGGPRLTRTDALGRYRVLSLLPGPYSIRVQFPGLADAIRENVEVSAGSTLTIDVTMTAVAAAERVDVSGPLVDVTTASFVTTIDSNFLNDLPTNRSFAELINLAPGVTRSAGFGGTILSNALYVEGVSVTEPRRQQAWVAFPYQWLQELTISVLGADVAHGESTGVSANAVLRAGGNQFHGGVDAWLVRPNWAESSEDVVPRRILSWWQLDAQHGGPIRRDRLWYFGGLDYHWLNDRPSGFAGPGERSDRTARALGRLTAAPRDNLRLEGFVARNNAEQEAFNVGPAFPIEVSSDVRQRDWTWSAKSTWTEGPRTLIEASIGGYDSFRAVDPHPPNSRVAPPPRLDFRLGLTGNARSYSDEEPRDVRARIVMTRVLESRAGTHQVKAGVEHAASRSGARTGIPGDIEYRSLDGTPTGAYEWHGNETTATGRRTALWIQDQWQIGRRLSLTAGLRADHHRASVPGLGQVFETTPVAPRVGLAWDVDQRHATVFKAHYGRYADSLLLNRVAFVDTTRVSPEIFLQALPDGTYVETLRVTPSTDNRAIDPSISHSFVDQVVVGLEQTFARRFLLQALYVGRQFDNFMSLVDTRSEWLPTARLDPGPDGRAGTADDVGLLQVFKQTMQGNEFYFYTNPDGAFRRYDGVQLVVRKTYGDGWQAQASVTRARTDGTIGNTDFTNAGENDTGQQVGTTNPGVFLNPNAQINAEGRAPFDFSEVKLLGSWRAPWWGGFLVSGVFRAHSGTRWERQVSFPSADLALSPLTVRVEPRGSRTLPSVRNLDLRIEKTMRVPAIGGTFGLYADVLNVTNQSTPRSVFGSSGSQFGLLLNYTDPRLLRVAARLSF is encoded by the coding sequence ATGCTCACCCTCACCATCGTTGGTTTCCATCGATACAACCTGCGCGGCGTCGGTATGGGCGAGTGCACGATCGACCCGGCCGTGATGACGCGCCACTGGTCGTTCCTGCGCGACGCGCTGTCCAGCAGCTTGGTCATGCTCGTCACCCTGTGTCAGGCGGGCCTCCTCGAGGCGCAAGGGCTGCAGCCCTGCACCCTCGTCGGAACAGTCCAGGACGCCAGCGGGGCCGCGCTTGCCGAGGCGGAAATAGAGGTGACGAGTTCCAGCTTGATTGGAGGCCCGCGTCTGACGCGGACGGATGCTCTCGGTCGGTATCGCGTGTTGAGTCTGCTGCCGGGACCGTACAGCATTCGCGTTCAGTTCCCAGGGCTGGCCGACGCCATCCGCGAGAACGTCGAAGTCTCGGCTGGTTCGACGCTGACCATCGACGTCACGATGACGGCGGTCGCCGCTGCGGAGCGGGTCGATGTGTCGGGTCCCCTCGTGGATGTCACGACCGCGTCGTTCGTCACCACGATCGACTCGAACTTCCTGAACGATCTGCCGACCAACCGTTCGTTCGCCGAATTAATCAACCTGGCCCCGGGTGTCACGCGCAGCGCTGGATTCGGCGGGACGATTCTGAGCAACGCGCTGTACGTGGAGGGCGTCTCGGTCACCGAGCCGCGGCGGCAGCAGGCATGGGTGGCCTTCCCGTATCAGTGGCTGCAGGAGTTGACAATATCGGTCCTCGGTGCCGACGTCGCGCACGGAGAATCGACGGGTGTGAGCGCCAATGCGGTGCTTCGGGCCGGCGGCAATCAGTTCCATGGCGGCGTGGACGCCTGGTTGGTGCGGCCGAACTGGGCCGAGTCGAGCGAGGATGTCGTTCCCAGGCGCATCCTCTCCTGGTGGCAGCTCGACGCGCAGCACGGCGGGCCGATTCGTCGCGATCGGCTGTGGTACTTCGGTGGACTCGACTATCACTGGCTGAACGATCGGCCGTCAGGCTTCGCAGGACCGGGAGAGCGGTCGGATCGCACCGCGCGGGCACTCGGCCGGCTGACGGCCGCCCCGCGCGACAACCTGCGGCTCGAAGGGTTCGTCGCTCGCAACAACGCCGAGCAGGAAGCGTTCAACGTCGGCCCGGCTTTCCCGATCGAGGTATCGTCAGACGTTCGTCAAAGGGATTGGACCTGGAGCGCGAAATCCACCTGGACCGAGGGCCCGCGGACACTGATCGAAGCGAGCATTGGAGGTTACGACTCCTTCCGTGCGGTGGATCCACACCCGCCCAACAGTCGTGTCGCGCCACCGCCGAGGCTCGATTTCCGTCTGGGCTTGACGGGCAACGCGCGCAGCTACTCGGACGAGGAGCCACGGGATGTCCGCGCGCGGATCGTAATGACGCGCGTCCTCGAATCGCGAGCGGGAACGCATCAGGTCAAGGCTGGCGTCGAGCACGCTGCCAGCCGTTCCGGGGCGCGCACGGGCATTCCCGGCGACATCGAGTACCGGTCATTGGATGGCACGCCAACCGGCGCGTACGAATGGCACGGCAATGAAACGACGGCCACCGGGCGCCGTACGGCCCTTTGGATCCAGGATCAGTGGCAGATCGGGCGGCGACTGTCGTTGACTGCTGGCCTGCGGGCCGATCATCATCGCGCCTCGGTCCCCGGCCTGGGCCAGGTCTTCGAGACGACGCCGGTGGCGCCGCGCGTCGGGCTCGCGTGGGACGTGGACCAACGCCACGCCACCGTATTCAAGGCTCATTACGGGCGCTACGCGGACTCACTTCTACTCAATCGGGTGGCCTTCGTCGACACGACGCGGGTCAGCCCGGAGATCTTCCTTCAGGCGTTGCCGGACGGGACCTACGTCGAAACGCTCCGCGTGACACCGTCCACCGACAACAGGGCCATCGATCCGAGCATCTCGCATTCGTTCGTCGACCAGGTCGTCGTCGGGCTGGAGCAGACCTTCGCGCGCCGCTTCCTCCTGCAGGCGCTCTACGTCGGTCGACAATTCGACAACTTCATGTCCCTGGTCGATACGCGATCCGAATGGCTACCCACCGCACGCCTGGATCCCGGTCCGGACGGACGCGCTGGTACCGCGGACGATGTCGGACTGCTGCAAGTGTTCAAGCAGACAATGCAGGGCAACGAGTTCTACTTCTATACCAATCCCGATGGCGCGTTTCGTCGGTACGACGGTGTCCAGCTCGTCGTGCGAAAAACCTACGGCGACGGCTGGCAGGCGCAGGCCTCGGTGACCAGGGCGAGGACGGACGGAACCATTGGCAATACGGACTTCACCAACGCTGGCGAGAACGACACAGGCCAGCAGGTGGGCACGACCAATCCTGGCGTGTTCTTGAACCCGAACGCACAGATCAACGCCGAGGGGCGAGCCCCGTTCGACTTCAGTGAGGTGAAACTTCTCGGATCGTGGCGAGCGCCATGGTGGGGCGGATTCCTCGTCTCCGGTGTTTTCCGTGCGCACAGCGGAACACGATGGGAACGGCAAGTGAGCTTTCCCTCCGCCGACCTCGCGCTTAGTCCTCTGACTGTCCGTGTCGAGCCGCGCGGTTCGCGGACGCTCCCTTCGGTCCGCAATCTCGACCTGAGAATTGAGAAGACGATGCGAGTGCCCGCCATCGGCGGGACGTTCGGCCTCTATGCCGACGTACTGAATGTGACCAACCAGTCCACGCCGCGTTCGGTCTTTGGCTCCTCGGGCTCGCAATTCGGGTTGCTGCTTAACTACACCGACCCCAGACTTCTTCGCGTCGCCGCGCGCCTCAGTTTCTAG
- a CDS encoding SDR family NAD(P)-dependent oxidoreductase, whose protein sequence is MAASSAHSFANYPSLQDASVIVTGGASGIGMEIVRAFAGQGSRVAFLDFDVDGGRLLAAELQDGGGRVQFEPCDLRDIDALRRAVAAVAEAHGPARVLVNNAARDDRHSWEDVTPEFYDERIATNLRHMFFAIQAVAPGMIAAGGGSIINLGSDSWWRAGGGFPVYTTAKAAVHGLTRGMARDLGPHRIRVNTLVPGWTMTERQKRLWVTPSGLAAQLAAQCLPDPIEAVYVARMALFLASDDAAMCTANNYMVEAGSI, encoded by the coding sequence ATGGCAGCGTCCTCAGCGCACTCGTTTGCGAACTATCCCAGTCTGCAGGATGCCAGCGTCATCGTGACCGGCGGAGCGTCCGGTATCGGCATGGAGATCGTCCGTGCATTTGCCGGCCAGGGCTCGCGCGTCGCATTCCTCGACTTCGACGTCGACGGTGGGCGTCTGCTCGCGGCGGAGCTCCAGGACGGCGGCGGGCGTGTCCAATTCGAGCCGTGCGATCTCCGCGACATCGACGCACTGCGGCGCGCGGTCGCTGCGGTCGCGGAGGCTCACGGGCCGGCACGCGTGCTGGTCAACAATGCCGCCCGTGACGACCGTCATTCCTGGGAAGACGTCACGCCCGAGTTCTACGACGAGCGCATCGCGACGAACCTGCGTCACATGTTCTTCGCGATACAGGCGGTCGCGCCGGGCATGATCGCGGCCGGCGGCGGATCGATCATCAACCTGGGATCGGATTCGTGGTGGCGGGCCGGCGGCGGGTTTCCCGTGTACACGACGGCCAAAGCGGCGGTGCATGGACTCACGCGCGGCATGGCCCGCGACCTCGGGCCGCACCGGATCAGGGTCAACACGCTCGTTCCGGGCTGGACGATGACCGAGCGTCAGAAGCGCTTGTGGGTGACGCCGAGTGGCCTGGCGGCGCAGCTCGCGGCGCAGTGCCTGCCTGATCCGATCGAAGCGGTCTACGTCGCGCGAATGGCGCTCTTCCTCGCCTCCGACGACGCTGCGATGTGCACGGCGAACAATTACATGGTCGAGGCGGGATCGATTTAG
- a CDS encoding DUF427 domain-containing protein, protein MKAVWNNTVITESDDTVIVEGNHYFPADSLQREFFTPSSHTTTCPWKGEASYYHVQAGGKANRDAAWYSPSPKAAAAEIAGRVAFWRGVEVRP, encoded by the coding sequence ATGAAGGCTGTGTGGAACAACACGGTGATCACCGAGTCCGACGATACCGTCATCGTGGAAGGCAATCACTACTTCCCGGCGGACTCGCTGCAGCGCGAGTTCTTCACCCCGAGCTCGCACACGACTACCTGCCCGTGGAAGGGCGAGGCCTCGTATTATCACGTCCAAGCAGGTGGCAAGGCGAACCGCGACGCCGCCTGGTACTCCCCGTCACCAAAGGCGGCCGCAGCCGAGATTGCCGGACGCGTCGCCTTCTGGCGCGGCGTCGAAGTTCGTCCATAG
- a CDS encoding cupin domain-containing protein, producing the protein MRRKLMWVLVVGGMSAGATGYMGTVMATPASGFTSTSLAVGRLGEFDVMHKLVWDDPDPTTSKKNVWHSTQKTKGDSDLYVQSNLWVPGGTSGWHTHPGHSLITVTAGTVTAYDGADPTCTPKVYTVGMTFVDEGGDHVHVIRNEGAVDARTITVQVLPAGATRRIDAPANPACTF; encoded by the coding sequence ATGCGACGAAAGCTGATGTGGGTGCTGGTGGTCGGCGGCATGAGTGCGGGCGCGACCGGGTACATGGGGACGGTCATGGCGACTCCGGCGTCGGGGTTCACGTCGACGTCTCTCGCGGTCGGGCGGCTGGGGGAGTTCGATGTCATGCATAAGCTCGTGTGGGACGACCCTGACCCCACTACTTCGAAAAAGAACGTGTGGCACTCCACCCAGAAAACGAAGGGGGACTCCGATCTCTACGTGCAGAGCAATCTGTGGGTCCCCGGCGGTACTTCCGGGTGGCACACACACCCGGGCCACAGCTTGATTACCGTCACGGCGGGGACGGTGACCGCCTACGACGGGGCGGATCCGACCTGTACGCCCAAGGTCTACACCGTCGGGATGACGTTCGTCGACGAAGGGGGAGACCATGTGCACGTGATCCGGAACGAGGGTGCGGTCGATGCGCGGACGATTACCGTGCAGGTGCTGCCGGCCGGAGCGACGCGGCGCATTGATGCTCCGGCCAACCCGGCGTGCACCTTTTAG
- a CDS encoding CocE/NonD family hydrolase has product MKVFALVAALTLAAVPALGQTTEIRNHIPNAAPPKAVATGPETKPEWDYVRRVEMVPMRDGTKLYTVILIPKVAKNVPMILTRTCYNAEARAAARRVPNATGNATAPAGGGRGAGPRAEPVDSPRLINQLGLPDEVFVNAGWIRIYQDVRGKYHSEGAYLMTPPPVGPFNATGADDTTDGYDTIDWLVKNVPESNGRVGMLGSSYEGYTVQMALLHPHPALKVALPESPMTDGWMGDDWFHYGAFRQTNLDYFLRQTTARGAETNVTHGAADDYTAFLRRGSTGDVARFLGADKLPYWKTVESHPAYDAFWQSQALDQLPGHTPLSVPTMWLQGLWDQEDMWGAIHSFRAAEPRDQTNTMNYLVMGPWFHSQVNREGRALGPFVWDGDTTHYFRREVMMPFFAQYLVDGAPRATTPPVLIYNTSGNHWDRFDRWPLSCAKGCAGTSQPLYLTAGNALSWDAPRSGAEFTSYVSDPAKPVPYLPRPVTRDNWRTWLVTDQRFVDGRPDVITFVTDALDQPLRMSGTPVVNVMASTSGTDADFVVKIIDVFPESAEDGWKGYELPLGIDIFRGRYRKSFEKPEAFTPGQPELVKFDLPQVNHTFLPGHRVMVMVQSSLFPLYDRNPQTFVPNIFNAKPEDYKAAEQRIWHASGKASFIEMPVVK; this is encoded by the coding sequence ATGAAGGTCTTTGCACTTGTCGCTGCGCTGACGTTGGCGGCTGTTCCCGCGTTGGGGCAGACCACTGAGATCAGAAATCACATTCCCAATGCCGCGCCCCCCAAGGCTGTCGCCACCGGCCCGGAGACCAAGCCCGAGTGGGACTACGTGCGCCGCGTCGAGATGGTACCGATGCGCGACGGGACGAAGCTCTACACGGTCATCCTGATTCCGAAGGTCGCGAAGAACGTGCCGATGATTCTGACGCGCACGTGCTACAACGCAGAGGCTCGCGCTGCCGCTCGTCGCGTACCGAACGCCACCGGCAACGCCACGGCCCCGGCCGGCGGCGGCCGAGGAGCGGGCCCGCGCGCCGAACCTGTCGATTCGCCTCGACTGATCAACCAGCTCGGCCTGCCCGACGAAGTGTTCGTCAACGCCGGATGGATTCGCATCTATCAGGACGTCCGCGGCAAATACCACAGTGAAGGCGCGTATCTGATGACGCCGCCGCCGGTGGGCCCGTTCAATGCGACCGGCGCGGACGACACCACCGACGGCTACGACACGATCGACTGGCTGGTGAAGAACGTGCCCGAGTCGAATGGGCGCGTCGGCATGCTCGGCTCCAGCTATGAGGGCTACACCGTGCAGATGGCCCTGCTCCACCCGCATCCCGCGCTGAAAGTTGCGTTGCCCGAAAGCCCGATGACCGATGGCTGGATGGGCGACGACTGGTTCCACTACGGCGCGTTCCGCCAGACCAACCTCGATTACTTCCTGCGACAGACGACCGCCCGCGGCGCCGAGACGAACGTCACCCATGGCGCGGCCGACGACTACACCGCATTTCTCCGGCGTGGTTCGACAGGAGACGTGGCGCGTTTTCTCGGCGCCGACAAACTGCCGTACTGGAAGACCGTCGAGTCGCATCCCGCCTACGATGCCTTCTGGCAGTCGCAGGCGCTCGACCAACTGCCGGGCCACACGCCTCTCAGCGTGCCGACGATGTGGCTGCAGGGATTGTGGGACCAGGAGGACATGTGGGGCGCGATTCACAGCTTCCGCGCCGCCGAACCGAGGGACCAGACCAACACCATGAACTACCTGGTGATGGGGCCGTGGTTCCACTCCCAGGTGAATCGTGAAGGCCGTGCCCTGGGCCCATTCGTGTGGGACGGCGACACGACACACTACTTTCGCCGCGAAGTCATGATGCCGTTCTTCGCGCAGTACCTCGTGGACGGCGCGCCGAGAGCGACGACGCCGCCGGTTCTGATCTACAACACCAGCGGCAATCACTGGGACCGCTTCGACAGGTGGCCGCTCAGTTGTGCGAAGGGTTGCGCCGGCACGTCGCAGCCGCTGTATCTCACCGCGGGCAACGCGCTCAGCTGGGACGCTCCCCGATCTGGCGCCGAGTTCACGAGCTACGTCTCAGACCCGGCCAAGCCGGTGCCGTATCTCCCGCGTCCGGTGACCCGCGACAACTGGCGGACGTGGCTGGTGACCGATCAGCGTTTTGTCGACGGGCGTCCCGACGTGATCACGTTCGTGACCGATGCGCTGGATCAACCACTGCGCATGAGCGGCACGCCGGTCGTCAATGTCATGGCGTCGACGTCGGGCACCGACGCAGACTTCGTCGTGAAGATCATCGATGTGTTTCCGGAAAGCGCCGAGGACGGATGGAAGGGCTACGAGTTGCCACTGGGCATCGACATCTTCCGCGGCCGCTATCGCAAGAGTTTCGAGAAGCCCGAAGCGTTCACGCCGGGCCAGCCGGAGCTCGTGAAGTTCGACCTGCCGCAGGTCAACCACACGTTCCTGCCGGGGCACCGCGTCATGGTGATGGTGCAGAGCTCGCTTTTCCCGCTCTACGATCGCAATCCGCAGACCTTCGTGCCGAACATCTTCAACGCGAAGCCCGAGGACTACAAAGCGGCTGAGCAGAGGATCTGGCACGCGAGCGGAAAGGCGAGCTTCATCGAGATGCCGGTGGTGAAGTAG